CCTTCATTTCAAATAAATATGTCAATTAAAACAATAGCTTCAGTCATAACAACTGTGcagcattaaaaaacaaacaaaataaaaaaatagagagaattGTTCTTGCTACTGTTATCCAATCATTTATTTTCTGCAAAGGAAACTTTTACATCAGTAGTAAACTTTCCTAAGCTACTAGCTAAAACCCAGACGTAATATTGACATGaaactgggaaaagcagttggaATAACATTCTGCATGTTGAAGTCAGACATTTTTCACTTAAAATATTCACACCTTAGGTTTAGAAGAGGTCATGATTCACTTTGTTAATGTTCTGCATGTGCTAAGATCTCTGAACCACAGTAACTTTATGACACACAACTTATCTGTAAGGACCCAAACCAGCCTTCTACTCTTTTCCTCTGACTGGTTTTATGATGAATTAACACAATAAAACCTCAACAGATATATGACAACAAAGTACTTAAAAAAGCAGTGCAAATATAAAAGCTCTGTAATATAGAGAAAGTtagcaaaaaaatccccaacacAACAACAGAATAAAAAGCAGCATGAATTTCCTCAGTGGTCGTTTACTATTTTGCCTTCTGGTAGATGAAAGAAGTTATCTTCTTTGAGTTTAAGATGTTCTGGTAAATCTAGCTGTCTTTTTGCTTCTTCGATGTCTTCCTGAATTGCTGAAATGAGTGCCTCTGAAAAAGGTAACAGGGATGTTTAACAATTGGTTTGAATTCTGCACACACAATAGCAAGTGCAAATGTGGTGCACCACAGAATAACTGATAATCACGAAAGTAGAACACTTATAATTCTTACCATGAGGTTTGAAAGGCGAGATTGCAGAGTTTTaaaatgcctttaaaaaaaccccaaaacacaaacacGCCAGACGTGCATATTCCACTATTACAAACACCACCATCTCCTTCTTCCAAAGACATTTTGGCTACAGATCTGTGGAGTTTCAATTCTAATGGAGCTGTATTTTAAAAGGAGATTAACTAACCAGACTGATGCTTTTACAGCAAATCCGTAATTTCAAAATTACTCCTCAGAAAAGTAACAGAATACATTTCTTGGGTACGTGTGACACCCTGGGAGATGTAGGGGGCCTTGCTTTTATGAGATTTTACATTTAGTTTATGAAAACATTTTACCAAAATTTCCAAGGCTAACAGATAAAATATCTCATTACAATACGTAAGACAAATGAGAGACGAGTTTGAAGGAGACCTATAATACTGACCTAAGGAATCAAAGTTTTTTTCTGGTCGAATATATCCAGTGATGACTATACTAAGAATTTCTCCATAGAAGTCTTCTTTAAAGGTGTGAATAATGTGAGTTTCCTAAAGGAAGAGAAGT
Above is a window of Pogoniulus pusillus isolate bPogPus1 chromosome Z, bPogPus1.pri, whole genome shotgun sequence DNA encoding:
- the RFK gene encoding riboflavin kinase, whose product is MRHLPYFCRGEVVKGFGRGSKELGIPTANFSEQVVESFPSDISTGIYYGWACVGNGDVHKMVLSIGWNPFYKNIKKSVETHIIHTFKEDFYGEILSIVITGYIRPEKNFDSLEALISAIQEDIEEAKRQLDLPEHLKLKEDNFFHLPEGKIVNDH